GTAGTTGATTTGTTATGGTTTGACTCGTGATCGAGTCTCAATTGTGGTTTTCTTGCTTGTTATAGGTCGTGCCGGTGATCCGGGGCCTACGTCCGAAGCAAACGTGTGAATTCGTTTGATTActtcggtgagtgtaccattatGTGGTTTAATGCTTAATTGACTGTGTATACTTGCTATGTGAACTTGATTGGcttgaatgagacgagagtgtactttaccGCTCTCTATCTCTTATCTGTGCTACTGTAACTAATCAACTGTGAAATTGTATGTGTGTATGATTTTATATTGTGCTGGGTTATGCCCAACCACTTAACTGTGATATCTGAGCTCATACCCCATTTGGTcgttattcgagtcgagctggCAAGGGCTTGGGCGAATCGATAACAGACCTTGGGTTCACTGttagtcgagtggagtgttaactcctcgaccttctggtatactcgagtattacacTTTTGttactgtgaggtgttcgggcccggtaagggggtgatcGGTGGAAGGAGTTGGTGTAAAGTGGAATCTATTGTCTTGTCtctctcttcaaaggttgacggagtgtcaacgggtatgatcaagtaTGGCATGTGGAaaatggctcttgagagccgactgtatccttttaattcATGGTTGTTGTGTCGTAAAATCTTACGTGTTCATTGGCCATGTACATTTGAGCATAAGTCTACTTGCGAGTCTTGTTGGTACCTCACGAACGTAAGCTCACCCctgttattttgttttccttacaggaacacTTTTGGAACCAAGTTTTGAGAaaacgagttgagctagttaggcATTTTGtgcttttgtatagctcctcgattgtCTTGGAAAACGTTGATGTATTGATTCCAAGTACACTTTTGAATTGTACAATTGGAAAGGTGGGATCTATAATTGTATTCCTCATATGTATATGACATATATTTGTCGTGGTATGTACATATCAAGTTGGTGATTACCTGTTCTATGTGTTTGGCTTGGTTTGAGACGAGTGCGGAATTTGAacgaaggaaaaaaaaaattgaattttggccACTGGCCTTAATCCGGCCTGGGCAATCCGGCcaatttccggccggattgacaggggttttgaaccctttTGGTTTTTGCCACTGCCTCttatccggccagattccggccggatagTGACATGGTCGGCACTGTTCACTCGCGGCAAATTTTCGTTTCTTCGTTTTTCGCGACTGTGTAACATTCGAACGCTGTATTATCATTCGTGGTGATATCTCATGTGTGTGAAGGACTTAATAAGCTCCGGTGGTTCGTTTTCTTGGATTTTCTTTCGTGAGTTGGTTAGGTTATGTGTGTTGTGACTCtatagtcccggcgagagttgggcaggtggaccgtcgaaccctttggttcgccttaggtgaaggtggggccgtcacagctCATTTGCTGGAAAATTCTATTATGGCAGAGGAAGTGAGAACTAGATATGTAGCTTGTTGTTTGAAATTTTTGGAGGAACTTACTAGCAAATGCATGATATATGTTTCATCTCTTGTTCTATAAGATATTTGCCTTTGAATCTGGTAAAAACATTGGTAATCTTGGCTGAAATTGTTGAAGAAAAACTTGTTGGAATCTGTTGAGATGGCtgagagaggaaaagaaagaattttccaattttcctctTCAAATCTTGGCTGCAAATTTCATATTGTGGTTCAATATACCTCATAACACAATAATCATCACATGCATGTTgagtttgagtgaaaaataaagAATTTTGTTGGGTAAAAGATCGTTTTCCAAACTATCtatttgctggaatttttccaacATTAGTCGAGAAGGATGAGGAAGAATTTTCCCAAGTTTCTCCTTGGAGTTTGGTTGCAAACCTTCAATTGTGATTTAATGCACCTTCTAACACATTAACCTTATCATGCATGTGACATTTGAGAAGTTAAAAGCAAGAAAGGATGAACTTTAAACCAACAACAAATCTGGAATATCAAGATAGTAAACCAGGGGGAAAGAAAAACGCTGCAACTTTGGTtactttcttggaaattttgCTAGATCATAACTGAAATCCATGCTTTATGCCTTGTTTCATGTTGTTAGGGTGATGCATGTGAGTTTCTATGGTAAAAACTTGAGTTTTACGGCTGGTTTCTCGTTGGAATTTCTAGCTTTGGCCAAGAGGAAAGAAAGCTTGGCTGTTAGCTTGTCCGAGGGGATATAGCTGTGATTCTTGTtttaaaacagaaatttcttggaaagttttgttgaatttcaaatttcatgaCCTCATTTTAGTAGATAAGTAAGTACATGTTGGATTTGGTTGATAATTTAGAAGATTGAATGAAAAGTTGGGAAAGAAACATGGCTGTCCTTGCTGATTTGTAGCCGAGAGAGTGGTTCGTTTAGTTGATTTCTATCTGAAATTGTGCAAATATTGGTCAAGAATACTCTATAATCTTCCATTTTGCCCTATATTTTACACTTACCTTAACTGGAACAAGAAACATTGAGTTTTGGGGAAAGAAACCTAAATTGATCAGCTAGTTAGACCCTTTTGAGCTGATTGGAATGGTGGAGGATTTCAAACTAATTTCTAAACTTTCTCTCGAAAATTTAACCAAACTTTGAACTAAGAACAACCTATTAGATATAATGGTAAAATGCAGGTTGGATTTTTGGAGGTTTGAACTATGAGATAGTGAACTTTGGACCAAAAACATGAAGCATGTCTTGCTAAAACCCATTTCGAATAATCCTAACTTAGATTCTAGCTTTTAACTTTAAATTTCTAAGGTAGAAACGAAGCAAAACCGATCAAATTCCTCTAAGTTACCTTATCAAAGTTTTACCTATAAAACTCATCAAAAAATCTAGGGTAAAATCAAGGAACTTTATAAGATCTCTAAACTACCAAATCCTAGAAAATTTACTTAATTTACACCTCGATTCTAAATGATCCTTAGAACCTAAATCCCAACTTTTATTGACATATAATCACCTTAAAACTCCctctaaatatatatatatatacatttaaACATCTTGGattatatatacacatatatatacttTAGTCAAAATAATCATGTGTGCCTTAACTTCGCCatttgggaaaattaataaGTTTATAAATATCTCAGGAGCCGAGGGAGATTTGACGGTGGGTCCAAGTATCAAGGTGTGAACTCAAAATACTTTAGGTGAGTGTTTCCGGATTTGTGTGTCTAAACTGCTTATATTTTACTTAAGTGATGTTTTGTGATAAATACTCTTATTGTGGAATATTGCTAGTGATTTATTATAAAGTGTATCTCAATTGtccctcgccttctaagtcaggggtgtactttatcgcattcggCTTAGTTGAGATTGAAGGTTGATAATTAAACAAGTGTTACTATAAGTGGGCATGAATATAAGCCatatgtgtactttaccacaccgGCTGAACTAggccccaaaaccctctgttcaacagactattcgagccagtaaagggcttggtcggatcggacagtagcttttggtaaatgtttcagtatacttgagtattacgtTGAAGTTTGGAGATTATTaaccttttaatgaatgtaggggattgtttttttgttttgggggaTATAACGGGGTGATTTTGACGGAGTATGCAGTGATATTGCAATGACTCCCAGAAGGAGCTTGTATCCTTTTATATTGAATGAGTTATTATATTGTGAAATGTACAGTGTTATACAAGTGGTTCCTAATGAGCACTATATTCTTTTGAAAGTAATTATACAGTGAAGTGTTCTTTACTTGCAATTTTTACTAGTTTAAGTGTTCATTAAATGTTGCTTGTTTGGAAAACCTCACTAAGCATAAGCTCATCCCCTTAACTTTGTTTTCCTACAGGAGTTGAGGTTGGAAGAAACGTCAAGTAGAGATAGATGGTTTGGGTGGTCAAAGTTGAATATCGCTATTTAAAACttgtattttgtttcttttaacgAACAAATTTACATTCTAGTCTAGTTAGGTAGGTACTTAAGATTGAATATGCGGTTGTTTAATGGAAATGCTATCTCTCAAgttaatgtgagtgagtgagacctggcgagagttaggcaggcagtCTGATAACCCTTAGGGTACGCTCTAGGGGAAGGTGAGGTCGTCACGCCAAACAGTTTCCTAAGGAGTTTTactataaaataaatgatatttttttaaaaaaaacaataacGAAATTTTATTCAATCAAAAAAAGGGGATGTTACATTTTGGTAGTAGTACTTGTGGACCTAAATCTGTGAAAGGAGGGAAATGCAAGCTTGTCCAACTGATATGCACCCCTGGCCATAAATGGCAAGCCAGTGATGTTTTCATAGACACAAACCAATTGATTTGGATAGGCATAGCCCACATTTGACAGCACATCCGTGACCTTGTTTGCTTTCCTGTAGCAATATACGATCTGAAACCCATCTCGAGCTAGTTGCACAATCTTCTCCACCTCCCCACTGATGGACCAAGGACATCGGTAACTTTTTAAAAGAATTCGTGCTAACATCAACGAATCCGATTCAACAATCAAACTTTCCCTGAAACCTCGTTGCACACACAACTGCAGCCCAATGAGCAATGCCTTGGCTTCCGCTTGCAGACTGGTACACTTCCCAAGGTGCCCAGAGAATGCAAATATCATATTTCCCTCAGAGTTCCGAAAAGTCCCACCTCCACCACTCATCCCAGGGTTACCTTTTGAGCAGCCATCTATATTCAGCTTTACAAATCGAGACGGACGAGAGAGCCACCGGATCTGTTTCATTCTGAAAACATCAAGCCGATGCTCCACCATTTCCAAGAACGTAGGCCAATCCCACACCTGCTGCAACTCCATGAATTTCAGCCCACAGGCTTCCTTGAAATCCCTAAAAATGGCCCGACATACAGAAGCAGGATTTAGCATGGTCCCTTGGAGTACCACTTTATTCCTAGCCTTCCAGATGTGCCAACAGATGAGACTAGGTAAGAGTCGGAACATGAACTTAAGTCTCTTCGATTGGACAGGCTTAAGCCACCAACTACCCAAACACACTCTTACGTGGCCTACATTGAGGTCTACCCCACATACCGAGCCAAAAACTTCCATACCTCAGCCGCAATCCCTCCCTCCAAGAACAAATGCCCCAGTGATTCAATTTGTGGTATTAAGCAGTAGGAACACTTTGAGGGTAGCCGGAAGCTGTATGATGCTAGCACGTTATCCAGGGAAAGGCGATTTCGCATCAGCCAAAGTATAAAGAAAGACACCTTCAGGGGAACACTTGCATGCCATACCTGGCGATACAGGAATGAGGATGGCTTACATTCGCGGAGCTCACTATATGCCGATGCAAGTGAAAACTGACCCGAACTTGATGCAGCCCATACCATAATCTAGGGAGTCCCTGCATGGAGTCGCCACCGCCAATACCTGCTGCACCATGTCGGCCGGCAGAAACTCCGCAAGCCTCCCCGTGACCCATGCCCCATTCTCCATAACATGTTGGAAAGAAACACCCTCCTGCACCTGCATGCGCAGATAGAAAGCCCTATGCCCAGTCCAATTATCGTACCAGAAATTGCACCAACTCGCATAGAGTCTCCATCCAATAAATAGCTCTGCCAATCCCCTAATGTCCAGCATTCATCTCCAAGTTGCCGAACCTAAAGAAGATATGGCAATTTGGCAGGGATGAAGCTCTCTACAATATTTAGCAAGCAGAAATCTCGCCCACAAGGAGAGACCACACCTGAAATTCCACCATAGCTTGCAGGAGAAGGCCTTATAAGTATCACTAATTGACCAAAACCCCACCCCACCCTCATTAGTGGGATAACATAAGTCTCTCCACCAGATCCAATGGAATTTATTCATCTCCTGGCCTGATCCCCAATAAAAATTCCCACAAACTCTTTCAATCAATCTGAAAATTCCATTTGGTATCACGCCTAACCCCAACAGGTGTATCAGGATGCTGGACAAGACATGTTTAATCAATACAATTTTTCCCCCAAATGATAAAAGCCGTGACTTCCAAGACAATACCTTGCCTAGAACCTTTTGGCACAGGTCCGAGTAGTAACTTGCCTTTGTTCTACCAATAAATAGCGGAGCTCCCGGATAATGAACCGGGAAATCTTTCTTCTGAAATTTAGTGATCCGCTCAATTACTCCCCGATGAGCTGTGGAGATTCGAGGGTGAACTAAGTATCCACTTTTCTGCACGTTAACCAATTGGCCTGAATCATTCTGGTACCATTCCAGTATCTGCATGACCCTCTTCAACGAGGCCGCGCACCCCCATTAGCAAAAATGATGACATCATCTGCAAATGCTAAATGGGTAATAGGGGGGCAATGCCTAGGTACCTTAAACGCCATGAAACTTGACTGAGTAACAAGAGAATTCAAACCTCGGGAAAAGACCTCCGAGCCAATAATAAATAAAGCCGACGATAAAGGGTCCTTTTGATGTAATCCCCTAGAGGATTTAAAGAAACCATAAGGAACGCCATTGATAATCACGGAGAACCAAACATTGGAAATCAGCCTCCACACCATGTCTATGAACTTTTTGCCAAAACCAAACCGTCGCAACACTGCAATAAGAAACCGCCAAGAAACCTTATCATACGCCTTAGCCATATCTTACTTAAGAGCCAGATTCCCACCCCTGCACTTCTTTCCCATCTCCGACATCAGTTCCTGAGCCAGCAAGTAATTATCCGAAATAGACCGCCCTTTAACAAAGCCACTCTGCTGAGGAGAGATGATTCGAGGCAAGACACTTGACAGCCGACCCACCAAAAGTCGAGATATAACTTTATTCTGAAAGTTACATACACTAATAGGTCGAAATTGGGTAAAATCATTAGGATTCATAATCTTGGGTAAAAGAATAATAGACGTTGCCGTGACGAAATGGGGCAGTTCCGTATCACAGAAAAAACTCAAAATTGCCTTGTACACATCTTGAGCCACCACTTCCCAGGCAACCATAAAGAATTTCCATGTGAAACCATCTGGTCCAGCCGCACTATCACCATCCATCTCAAAGATCACCTTTCTCACCTCTTCTAAGGAGGGGTTCTCCTCCAATCCAAATATTATCAATATCAAAACTAAGATTAGGGATAACATGGAGAAGCTGAAAATCGAATATAGGATCGGCCGAgaacaaatttctaaaatacCTTACAGCTTCCTTTCTTATAGCTGCATCATCCATTGCCCACTCTCCccgttgtagacaccaaatttttaaattattgttagtttttttttaattttttagtgataattgttatctatttttattattaatctCATAGCATTTTAGATCATTATTGttattacttattattttattgttatttttatttttatgatccggttgttcatttttatttttattttatttttttaaaagacTTTCTAGTATTAGGATTTAtcgaaaaagagaaaaagagagaaaattgttcacaaaaaaaatgtttatttcttttaaattcaatcttttagcgttttatttatcttgtttaaattatttcattgtGTGTTAAAAAAAGGGGAAGCAAGCTCGCACGGGTTTGAGCCATACAGGATTCGAGCCCTTGCCTTCATTTTTTACAAGCACAAGGTACAAAGCGGCGAAGAAAACTCCAATTTCATTTCTTTGCTCCATTTTTCTCCTCCGTCTGATTCGTTCCAAGAAAAATCCCTAGCTTGATCCAAGGTTTGTCATAAATCATGAAGATCTAAGGTTGTAAAAATGTGCAAAAAAAATGGAGTTTATTTGTGTGCCTTAGATGTTAGGTTTCGAGAGTAAGTTGCTGGAATAAAAGCTGGGAGAAAGCAACCGAGAGAAAAAGTGGGGGGGGGGAGGCGGCTGAAGTCTGATAGAAAGGAGATAGAACACAGACGGTTGGAGTTGGTGACGGCTGATGCAAAAAAAGAGAGggcgaaaagaaaaagagagggtaGGGAGGAGCGGAGCAAGAAAACCCGGAAAAGTGACGCAGGAAGAAAGGGCGAGAGAGAGCTGAGGTTTTGGGGGAACTTCGGGCAAAAAGCAAGGAGGAAAAAGGGCTGCTGGAAGAACTAGAGAAAGCGACGGagcgaaaaagaaaaacagtgAGGGAGATAGGAGATTGAGAGAGACGTTCAGCTGAACAAGAAGAGAAACCGAGGAGGGAGGTGAAGAGGGCTTCAGGCCAAatcaaaaaaaagagagagacgCTGcaggggagaagaaagaaagagagaaaaggaaaagatccgaaagaaagaaaaaaagaaggaaaagctgcaatttttctCTCAACAAAGGCTGATTGTCAGCCATCTTGGAGCTCTCATATCTTTCCGgcctttggttcttttaagaaaattttaaaatctgCTCAATCTACAAAGTAAAAGGAGTAGTTTAGGTTCAGACATCTGGAGGAAAACACCATGGGAAGCTCATCAAATCTGGTCACAAACTGGTGTCTTCATCAACCCTGGAACGTCGGCGACGAAGTTTGCGACTTTCATTTCTAGAATCAGCGCGGCTTCTTGGGGGGTGCTGCACGTTCATTTTACTCCTCTAAGGTAATCACAACTCctccttttgttgttttagcgCTGGTTTTCATATGCATAGCCATGAATACTGAGTTATTTGTTGCTGTCAAGGTTGGATAACCTGGGTTGTTATAGTTATTTTCCCTTCCTTGTTGTCTTGCTGATCATCCTGTTTGAAACCTGGGTTACATGAGCTTGTGAGAGACTGTGAATCATGTGTTTGAAGTACTACCATATCATTTTAATTATCGCAGTGATTTTTGAAGCGTAACTTGAGACATGTTTCGATGAtttgttttgatgaaaatgGTCTGCTGTCTCTTTGTTTGCAAACCCGAAAGGACATAAAGGAGAAAGGGGGGTTTTCGGGTCACCAATTTTATGTTGGTATGATGTTGGGATGAAATTTTAATGGATTCTTGGGTTTTGCTTAAATTTACGGATGATCTTTGCATGAGTAAGTAGCAGTAGGAAGTTAGCAGAAAGCTTTTGAAGCTGcgaaagaaagaaagcttctTCGTAAGATGCATGAAACAATCTTCCAAGAATTGCATTTCAGCCCCTCTGTTTTTGTCTAATATCACTATGGCCCagttaattgaataatttaatcaattttgtcactctagaatcttaattgcttttggcATGCTTTAATATGATTCTTGGATAGATTTGTAAGGAGTTTTAGGAGGAATTTGAAGGGTTTTAATAACTTTTTCTatatttatagttttgattagaatttttgTGGAATTTTGGGAAAGTTTGTTGTTTAATCGTAACCAACtggttttcatttatttttgcaaattttatcttttgatTGGTAGGTTTCACCTTATTTTAGTTGAGACCCCccaatatttgtaataatacgTTGACCCCCAAAATCTCTTTAATTCCTTCGATTAGGTCCTTTTGTTTCAATTTGTCAAATATgtgttgtttacttttatttgCATGCTTTGAGTGATTCAATTTTCTGTTTATTCTTTACTTCATGAGATTATTGTTAATTAaaatgatgccttgaccttttcattgtattttggagggcaaataagtgatttcatttcattagggctCCAATttaagggaggtacaccctaatcctttatttttactttatttgaccctatgtgcgcACTTATGTGACTACATgagcttaattgcatgccttttgaatgtttttttttattttattcgctttattttgtttcaatctttgtctattttattttaatttaatttgtaattGTTTGTGAAAGGCAATTTAATGCCAaggttgtaatagctaggttattaattattttattcttttttcccctcttagattgtagtagggtcccccccaatgtaatagttagggcttgtttgctttatttgcttggtatgttttgcatgcttatgtgttatgtgttatccgctttcttagggccttgcatctagatatcatgcttatatgttatgtgctatacgtgatttatgtgtttacatgcttttattaggtcttacatgatttatttgattgtaaccgatgtgtgacgtcaccacactagtccaatgctagttgtggcccttttgTTCCGATTTTCCACTtgtccaatgctagtaggaattcatagacatgggctagtccaacgctagacccttaggagcccctcgagcgttagatcatgattgtgtgatcaaatcacttcatctcatgcatgttttttCACTTTTAGGGCTTTACCATGTTGTatgacactttccttatatGTATAGCCCTTATCCCGTATTTCCctttatatgtatattccttacccctttgtatgaaaacatgacattagacttgcatttccatttaagaattagaattagggtagtgcatttgcttgattagatagggagtaaccccttggatatgggatatgaacgagtttggctttctagccttagcacgctcgtattccctctattaaagggaatattgagtcacgaacattagtcctctgcacccattatgatgcattcctttaggtcatacacatttgtatattattatttttttattattattattttctttgcttttgCTTTCTTTCGAGTCTCATgacttgcattattcgtgacttcttcgaagagtctttattgggcgtcacaattaatgtgattggtaccaattaagctttgaagagaaattttgaccccccgatacccttttaggtctagggtttgcattcatatagtacatccaaatgtgataaatctttaggttaaaataagaaaatctttgactaaatcgcgcaactagccttggctaggttgaaagggtgccttggattcttatccttgccttccctttcttcaaatgtgactcccgaatctttttctctgattttcgtagacttggagtcgtttaaaaagggtttttctactttttctttaaaattcatttttaggtgacttggtacaccttaactctataccaagtggcgactccgatttttatttcaaaaaccctttttaaactatattttgggtcaaatcgtcgcattttcaagtcccatttagacccatgtttttcattttctttttaaatcaaaaattcatttttcaatcaaaaattgaatcaaaagccattttttctaaacttgtcttttatttttcttattaaaaatcGGGCGCGACACCCGTGAATCCCGAATCTTGTGAATAGTAGCTTGAAAATGCCGCTGCTTGACTACCGAATGAAAATGTTTCGAATTATGATTTCCGTGTTGTAGCCACTTGATCCTAGCCTTTTGACTCCAAAAAAGCTCTTCAATTGCTAACTGCTTATTCAAGTGGGATTGAGCTCGCTGTAGCTCAGTATGGGCCTCGACGGAGGAGTCAGATTGGACTGTACGCTCAGCCGCAGCCACTGCAGCTTCCCCCTTCTTAATATTCTCAaacacatcaccaaatgtcTCCTTATTCCACAGGTGGAGGGCACGGGAAACACTCCTTAATTTTGTCCAAACCACATAGAAAGGCGACCTGGTCACCTTACTTTGCCAGGCTGACCTAACCAAATCTAGAAAACCATCCTTGGAAGGCCAGATGTTCAAAAATCGGATTGAACGACTCTTAATGTTGGCTCTAGAGGTGAAGGAGATCAGGAGCGGAGCATGATCTGACGACGCACGAACCAAATGTGAAACTGAAACTGACAAGGAGAAATCCAGGCAGGCCATATTAATCAACACTCTATCCAGACGTTTCCAAATTCGTGCTCTCCCAAATCTATTATTGCACTTGGTGAACATAGAACCAGAGAAACCTACATCAAACACCCCTCTGTTGCTCATAAAATGAGACAACTCTAGACCCTCCGCTGGCCAAAATTGCCGCccccctttcttttcatttcctgATAGAATGAGATTAAAATCTCCTACCACATACCAAGGCCCTTGCCATGGCTTATCTTGTAACAAACCCTCCCAGAGCCTCTCCCGCTCAGCCAACTGGCATTTCGCATGAGCAAAGGAGACAAGAATGTCAGTAGGAAACCAAGGATGCCCCAATAGCATGGAGATGTGCTAATCCGATTCTCCAACAACCCGACTAGTAAAAGGGGCATGAAAGAAAACCCATACTTCCCCTGACGAATTACACATTACAAAATCGAAATTTAACCGTTTTTGAATCGACTCAACCTCTTCACTAGATAACTTGGGTTCACAAATTCCCACAACCGCTAACTTATTCATGCAAATTAATTTCTTTAGTCGTCTAAGGTTTGGAGGCTTTGAGATCCCTCGAATATTCCAAAAACATGCATTAATCATTAGATAGAATCTGGAACGAAGTTTGAGATTTCTTGGATACTGACCTGAGTTCTCTATCCGAAGGGAATTTGGCCCAGATGCCCCACCCTCTCACTCGTCGGGAACCTTGTTCGAGGATTGCAATCTGATCTAGATGAAACGTCTCCATAACATTACGCATTCCTTCGCCTCCGCTGCACTGCTCTCTGTATCCCGGCGGCGATAAAGAGCCTGCACAAGTAATATTATTAGAATATTCCAAATAAATGATATTAAATATTGCAAATCGAGTTTTAGCAAGAATACAATGCCTTTAAATTATTCAAATAATTAGCTTTACGATTGCATACATACTGTATATATTTTATCTTTTCACGGATTTTTCATTTCACATAAAGTGTAAAGTGTAGCACAATGTTATTAATTATGTGCAATCatgcaaaaaaatcatttttctacaTTTATAACTCCAACCTTCTTCATTAGTGTGGCATTTTGAAGATTAATTAGTGCAAACAATGCTTACATATTctaagaaaattcacaaatttagacaAACATTAATGTTTATATATTTGTACCAAAATCTCAAAAACTACATCTCTTTAAAAGTACACTAAATTACAAGGGTCTAAgatatttttatattattttaagtCATTCgttctaaagttttaaattGATTATAAATGTTTGTGATTTTGGTGCAATGCATCGGGTATAAATATTGCAAATAATTGATCAACTGCTAAAGATTTTTAAGCAGATCGAGATTAGTTAAAAAAACACATTTCAAAGGCAATAGATTGGGGTCTTGAACATTTGCATGTTAATTGTACATGACAAATAATGAAATTTATTATTTGCAAAATATTTTCGTAGAGGTTAATGTGAATTTAATTGTACAtgacaaataacaaaatttattatttgcaaaatattttcatttaggtaaatgtgaatttgaaaaaaatggtTTAACAAACTGATAAATAAATGTACATAACAACCTTTTTTTCCTCAATCATGCAATGAATATCTTCTTTTATGGTCTTCACTTAAAACATTTATCTTCACAGAAGTATTTATGCCCAGGAGAAGTTTACGTTTAAAGACTTATCCGAAATTCTATTTTATAATTGACaagcaaataaaatagtttCATCCCATAGATTATCAGGTATAGAACAACTAACTAACAAAGAATTCATCATCTCTTTAAGTAGTTTCAGATGTAATATTAGGAACCCCTTTTAAGAACTTTATCTCTAGGAAGGGTTTCTCTCTTTCCTTTAGTTATTACTAGGGTTTCGGTTGGTTCAGATGGTAGCCATGGCTGCCTTCTAGCAGGCAAGGCAATCTATTCCTTCTTC
Above is a genomic segment from Coffea eugenioides isolate CCC68of chromosome 5, Ceug_1.0, whole genome shotgun sequence containing:
- the LOC113771269 gene encoding uncharacterized protein LOC113771269; translation: MLLGHPWFPTDILVSFAHAKCQLAERERLWEGLLQDKPWQGPWYVVGDFNLILSGNEKKGGRQFWPAEGLELSHFMSNRGVFDVGFSGSMFTKCNNRFGRARIWKRLDRVLINMACLDFSLSVSVSHLVRASSDHAPLLISFTSRANIKSRSIRFLNIWPSKDGFLDLVRSAWQSKVTRSPFYVVWTKLRSVSRALHLWNKETFGDVFENIKKGEAAVAAAERTVQSDSSVEAHTELQRAQSHLNKQLAIEELFWSQKARIKWLQHGNHNSKHFHSENPSLEEVRKVIFEMDGDSAAGPDGFTWKFFMVAWEVVAQDVYKAILSFFCDTELPHFVTATSIILLPKIMNPNDFTQFRPISVCNFQNKVISRLLVGRLSSVLPRIISPQQSGFVKGRSISDNYLLAQELMSEMGKKCRGGNLALK